The proteins below are encoded in one region of Balaenoptera ricei isolate mBalRic1 chromosome 6, mBalRic1.hap2, whole genome shotgun sequence:
- the LOC132368091 gene encoding LOW QUALITY PROTEIN: bile acid-CoA:amino acid N-acyltransferase-like (The sequence of the model RefSeq protein was modified relative to this genomic sequence to represent the inferred CDS: substituted 1 base at 1 genomic stop codon): protein MLMSQCIAKGLTPFQIVLLWTSLEDEKGNLFHSQAYSRASEVGEVDLEHASSLGGDYVGVHPMGLLWSLKREKILTKLLKRDVMNNPLKVQLKLYDSDVMVTHIAITTPKVSLTLERWYVAPGVTRIQVKEGCLRGALLLPPGEEGRFPVVIDLFGGIGGLIEIRTSLLASHGFAVLALAYCDYEDLPFXLEKVDLEYFEEDANFLLRHPKVLSLGIGVVSMSKTAETGLSMAIHLKQVTAAALINGPNFTLDIPQVYRGQINQPWLFSPHSLSISTLGLVELQRIFEDTRAEASETFFLPIEKAQGHFLFIVGEEDMNVNSKVYAEQATEQLRRHGKNNWTLLSYPGVGHLIEPPYSPLCCASRISNLRLFMHWGGEVIPHVAAQERSWKEIQKFLRKHLIPVVTSCLLEEQIFLEIQKQ, encoded by the exons ATGTTGATGAGCCAGTGCATAGCAAAAGGCCTAACTCCATTTCAGATAGTGCTTCTTTGGACATCACTGGAAGATGAAAAGGGAAACCTGTTTCATTCTCAAGCCTACTCTAGGGCCAGTGAAGTTGGTGAGGTGGACCTAGAGCATGCATCTTCTCTTGGAGGTGATTATGTAGGAGTCCACCCCATGGGTCTCCTCTGGTCCCTGAAACGTGAGAAAATATTAACTAAACTGCTGAAAAGAGATGTTATGAATAACCCCTTGAAGGTCCAATTAAAACTTTATGATTCAGATGTAATGGTTACCCACATCGCCATCACTACTCCAAAGGTCAGCCTGACTTTGGAGAGGTGGTATGTAGCACCTGGTGTCACCCGAATCCAAGTCAAAGAAGGCTGCCTTCGGGGAGCCCTTCTTCTCCCTCCAGGTGA agAGGGTCGTTTCCCAGTGGTAATTGATTTGTTTGGTGGTATTGGTGGACTGATTGAAATCCGAACCAGTCTCCTGGCCAGTCATGGCTTTGCTGTCTTGGCCTTGGCTTACTGTGACTATGAAGACCTCCCTTTTTGACTAGAGAAAGTAGATTTGGAATATTTTGAGGAAGATGCCAACTTTCTCCTGAGACATCCTAAG gtCCTTAGCCTGGGTATTGGGGTAGTCTCCATGTCCAAAACAGCAGAGACTGGACTCTCCATGGCTATTCACCTAAAGCAAGTCACAGCCGCCGCGCTTATTAACGGGCCCAACTTTACTCTTGACATTCCACAGGTATATCGTGGTCAGATAAATCAGCCCTGGCTGTTCTCTCCTCATTCACTATCCATCAGTACCTTAGGATTAGTAGAGTTACAGCGCATTTTTGAGGATACTAGAGCTGAAGCCAGTGAgactttttttctccccattgAAAAGGCCCAGGGACATTTCCTCTTCATTGTGGGAGAAGAAGATATGAATGTCAACAGCAAAGTATACGCAGAGCAAGCCACAGAACAGCTGAGGAGACATGGGAAGAACAACTGGACCCTGCTGTCTTACCCAGGGGTAGGCCACCTGATAGAGCCCCCCTACTCCCCACTGTGCTGTGCCTCGAGGATCTCCAATCTCCGCCTCTTCATGCACTGGGGAGGAGAAGTGATCCCACATGTAGCTGCACAAGAACGTTCTTGGAAGGAGATCCAGAAGTTTCTCAGGAAACACCTTATTCCAGTTGTGACCAGTTGTCTCTTAGAAGAGCAAATATTCCTGGAAATACAGAAGCAATAG